Genomic DNA from Candidatus Koribacter versatilis Ellin345:
GTCGCCCCACAACTGCTGCGCCAGTGGCAGATCTTCCTGGTGCCAATGCCGCCACCCCAGGTGCTGACTTTTCAGGAAAAACATGGCACGAGAGTTATAACCTAGTTGCATGTCGTTCACGTTCCGCGAAGCCACCCTCGCCGATCTCGAAACGCTTGTTTACCACCGCTACGCCATGTGGCGCGACATGGGCCGTCCGGCGTCGGTTCTCGAAGCCGTGAATGATGCCGCGCGCGTATACTTCACCGCCGCACTTCCCAGCGGTGGCTATGTCGGTTGGCTCGCCGAAGCCGACGGCAAAATCGTGGGCGGCGGCGGTGTTGTTATCAGCGAATGGCCTGGCAACCCCGGCTCCACGCTGGCTAAGCGCGCGATGATCCTCAACATGTTCGTCGAACCCGAATATCGCCGCCGGGGCATAGCCCGTGCGCTGATGGTCGCGATGATTGACTGGTGCAAAGCGCAGGGCTTCCCTTCCGTCGGCCTGCACGCCAGCGATGAAGGGCGTCCGCTCTATGAATCCCTCGGATTCGGGCCAACCAATGAAATGCGGCTCACGCTTTGAGGGAATGCCTTAATATTTCCTGAATGTCTTCGCGACGCATCATCGCGTTCCTATTGCTTTCGGCGGCCCTCGGATTGGGACAGCTTAAGCCTGCGCACGACATCACTTACTCCGAAGCGAAGCCTGTCCTCAACGATTTTTCCGACGACCCACCCGCTGACCTCCGCGGCCTCACGCCGGCGCAGGTGCAGGCGAAGTGGCCCGCCTACGTTAGCGAGCAGGACCGCTCCACCCGCGAGCGCCTGCTCCAAGGCGACGAAGACTCGCTGGTAAATCTGTTGCTCTACGGAACCTCGTTCACGAAAGAGCCGCGATTGACCGCCGAGTTCCTGAAGCAAAACGGTATGAGCATCAATCCTGCTCAGCGCAGCGTTGTTTCCGACATCCTCTCGCGGCGAGCCAACGATGTGATCGCCGCCATGGCATCGCCAAATGCGGGCGAACGCCTGCGCTACATGCGCGGCCTGATGCAAAAGCGCGGACAGAATGTCGACACTCCCGCAGCGCGCGAAAAACTCCACGCTTATCTGCTCGCCGCGGTCTCACGCGTGTATTCCGAGTTCTCGCAATTCGAGGAAAAATTGCAGCAGGCCCGGGAGGCTGGCGACACCGGCGTTGAGTTCGCCATTCGCAGCACGCTCTTCCAGCAGCGCGGCATCTCGCTCGATACCTCGATCATGCCCGACTACGCGCTTGAAGAAGCGCTGAAAGAAATCCTCCGCGTCCATCTTTTTGCGAGGGACGGCATCCACCGCGTCGCCGTGATCGGCCCCGGACTTGACTTTACCGATAAGGCGGAAGGCTTCGACTTCTATCCGCAGCAGACGACACAACCGTTCCTGTTGCTCGATTCCCTGATCCGCATCGGGCTTTCAAATCCAGACCAGGTCGAACTGACCACGCTCGACATCAGCCCGCGAGTGAACGAACACGTGGCTGCGATGCGCCGCAACGCGAGTCAGGGCAAGCCCTACGACATTCAAATGCCGCTGCGTGGAGACAAGAACTGGACCGCCGGCGCTCGCGAATTCTGGCAGAATGCCGGATCCAAAATCGCTGCGGCGACGAAGGCCGTAACCGTGCCGCCGTCGGAGGGCAAGGTAGAAATTCGCGCCATCCGTGTGCCGACTGCCACGGTGCTGCGCATTCATCCGCGCGACGAGAATGTGGTGTGGCAGCGACTCCCGCTGAACGAAGACGAGAAATACGATCTCATCGTCGCCACCAACATCCTGGTTTATTACGACGAATTCCACCAGGCGCTCGCACTCGCCAACATCCAATCCATGCTCAAGCCCGGCGGCCTGCTCCTCACCAACGACGGCCTGCCAGACGTCCAGACCCTAAGCATCCACCAGATCGGTGGTTCCAGCACCGCCTATTCCGACGAGAAAGAAGACGGCGACCACATCATCTGGTATCAATACAAGCCGCGCTAAAGCTTGGAGACATCAACTACGCTCTTCCGCTCGTTCTAGTCTCCCTGTATCTTGTCTCAATCCTTATGTCCAGCGACGCTCGTAAACCAGCTACTATCGCGCTTCTTCTCGTACTCATCCTTGGCGCCGTTGGCTACATTGGATACTCGGTCTACGCGCGGCAACAAGAAATTGCGGCGGGACAACCTCGCAAGACCTCGCCAGTTCCCGACATTCCAGACGATCCGCGCACGATCATTGCAAGTTGGACGGCCGACACCAACACCGACGTCGATGCCATGGAGCGGTATCAACTCGCCGCCGCGGAAGCCCTGGCCAAGGGTCAATACGACGATCTCGAACACATAGCAGACGAAGCCCGCTCCAGGAAAACCCGCTTCGCTGGTGGCACGTGGAAGCTGCTCGAGCTCTATCGCGGTCTCAGCAAGCCAATCGGAGGAGATAACGCAACCGATGCCGATTGGCAGGCATTGATCGGCAATCTCCAGACGTGGACCAAGAAGAACTCTGAATCCATCACAGCGCGCGTCGCCCTCGCCGATGCCTATCTCAACTATGGCTTCTTTGCCCGCGGCGACGACGTGGCCGACAATGTCACCGAGTCTGGCGCTCGCCTCTTTTCTGAGCGCGCCCAACAGGCCCGCGACACCCTCGAAGAAGCCCATCGTCTCCGCGGAGACGATCCGCACTGGTACTACGCGATGCTGCGCGTGGCGCTGCAACAGGGATGGAAGCAGAGCGAAGAAGCAGCGGTTTTCGATAAGGCCGTTGCTTACGAGCCCACCTATTACACCTACTATCGCGAACGTGGTCGATATCTCCAGCGGAAGTGGTACGGCAAGAGCGGTCAATTCCAGCAGTTCGCCGATGACATCGCGGATCGCATCGGCGGCGACGAAGGCGATCGCATTTACTTCGAAATCGCCGCGACCTGCCAATGCGCCTATGATCAAGAGTTCAAGCAGATGAAATGGGTCCGGGTGAAGCGCGGCTATGAAAAGATCCAGTCGAAGTATGACGCCTCACTCGTGAAGATGAACCAGATGGCGTGGCTCGCCACCCAGAACTGGGACCCGATGTACGCCGCGCCGCTTTTCCCGCAAATCGGCAGCAGCTACTCCATAGCAACTTGGCAACACAAGAAGTACTTCATCGGCGCAAAGGACTGGACCAACGCCTTCCTCATGCCCGGAGGAGATTACCCCATTGCGGCCCGCGCCAATCTCAAAACCGATGTTGGACGTGCCTATGCCAAGGCAGTAAATGCTGAATTCAATAGCAAGTACTCCAAAATTCTCAATGACTGCCGTACTCAAGTTGCAGACCAGCTGCGCGCCTTCGACATCTACGCCGATGTGCAACAGGATGGCACTCTCTTCAACATCAATCCGCACCCGAAGAACCAGTTCAGTGATTGCGTAGCGCCGAAAATCGACCGTCAAGTCGTGGCGCGTCCACCAAATCCAAACTACTGGGTCAGGCTGAACGTTCCTGAGCACGAATAGGAAAAGGCGCCGCGAGGCGCCTCTCCTACGAAACATCCAGTTCGTTTTACCCCTCCCATGGGAACCGTTCTACGTGCTGCGGCACATACACCGAGCCGGCGAGATCGGCATCCGTGAACCCGAACACGAAGTACTGGTTCGGGTTGCTGTTGGTGATGCCGGCGTAGTCCTGCAGGAAGTCGTTATCATTCGCGACCCAGATGGTATGAATCGTCTTGCCCTTCTGGCGCACATCCGATCCAAAGGTTACGCCTTCGAGCTTCGCGGGAATCTGCATGGAGACAATGCCGTTGGCGTTGAGAATACCGACGATGTCCAGGAACAACGACTTCGGCGTGGAAGCCGCCGCTGCCGCCGCATCTGCGGATGTCATGCCCGTGATGTCGATCGCCTTAGCGAGGTCAATCTTGTAGAGCTTCTTCACTACGGCTGTCGAGCCATCGCCCAGCCCATTGCCATCGCGTTCATCCACGATGAACTCGTGATTGTTCAGCGCGATGATATCGCTCACGCCGGAGCCGTCGGTCAACAAATATCCGAACTCATGAATGACTTTGCCTGATGCGATATCGATGACAGCCATCCGCAGCAACTTCTTCTGCTTCGCCGCGGCATCCTGGATCGTCGCTGCCTGCAGAATGCCGACCAGTTTCCTGCCGTCTGGCGTAATCGCCAGCCCTTCCATGCCTTTGTTGGGCACGCGTCCGCTGGTGTTCGCGGCCTGCTCCGAAGCCGTCGTAGTGTTCTTGTGCGCTACATAGAACTCTGGCGGAAGCTGGAAGCTCCGAATGCGCTCACCCGTCAAGCGGCTGAACTGGTAAACATACGGGCCGTATTCGTCGGAGATGAACACCGACCATCCATCGTTGGAAACGCGGATCGACTCGGCATCGAGGCGCGCGTCGAATTGATCGTCGGAACCAGTCGCCGAGTTGAAGTCGTCAGAACGTCCCGAGAAGTAATGACGGAAATGTGAATTGATTGGGGGCACGCCCGAAGGGACACCGTAGGCGGTGCCATCGCCATAGTGCAGCGGCGCCAGCGCAAACAGTAGCGTTGTATCCTTCAGCTTCGGCTCCACGCGGAACGGCAGCGTCCCATGTGGGTTCGGCAGAAGCTGCATCTGGATGGTGTGGAAGCGCTCGACGTACGAGGCGGTGTCGTCAATCAGGGAGTTGTAGCTGACGGCATTGGGACCGCGGTCCGGAACCGCAAGGAACGTATCGCCGGAAACATACGTCAATCCCGACCCCAGACCGCCCAGCAGGTTCGCGGACACGCCATTCTCGAGGGTGTAATTCAAGCCCGACAAGTCTTTGTAATAACCGGCGCGCGAAGTGGTCAGCGTGCCGCGGGCAATAAGGTTTGGCTGTGCCTGGGCCTGGGTCGCGGCAATCGAGCCACACGCAAGGACAATTGCGCAGAAACGGAGCAATGCATCTCTCACGGATCGGTTCTCCTATGCTTTTCTCTTGGTCTAGCGACCAGCGGAAAGTCTAAGGAGACACGCTGCTGCCTAGGTAAACGTACGTTGAATTTTGCAGACCCATAACGATTGCTTACAGATAGCCGATCATCGATGTCTCTGCTCGCCGATGATTGCTTAGCCGAGGCAACCTTCTGCACGATTGCTATGTTCCGCAACTGAGTGGGGATGCTGTGACTCTCGTTTCAAGCCAACTCGCTCCTGAACTCCCGCCATCCGAACAGATGGCCCACGAGTAGTAAGGCCGCCGCGGCCCAGCATGGACGCCGCAAGACCCAGGAGGGAAACACATGAAACGCAGTGCACTCGCAGTTCTCTTCGCGTTGCTGCTCGCCGTATTCGCGACCACCGCATGCAACAACAAAGCGACCGAACACGCCGACGTAAAAGACAAAGTTGATAGCGCCATGACGCAGGGCAATCTCGGCGTCGTGAAAGTCGCGCAGGACCGCGACAAGGGCGTCCTCACGCTGACCGGCGACGTTATCTCCGCCGACGACAAAGCCCGCGCCGAACAGATCGCCAAAGAAAACGCTCCTGATTACACCGTCGCCAACGAACTCGGCGTGCGTCCGCAGGAAGCCGATGCCAGCCAGCTCAAAGGCGTAGACGACAAGCTCGACGACGGCATCAAGGACAACTTCAAGGCCTCGATCAAGGCCCACAAGGCCCTCGATGACCAGAGCATCCGCGCCG
This window encodes:
- a CDS encoding BON domain-containing protein, yielding MKRSALAVLFALLLAVFATTACNNKATEHADVKDKVDSAMTQGNLGVVKVAQDRDKGVLTLTGDVISADDKARAEQIAKENAPDYTVANELGVRPQEADASQLKGVDDKLDDGIKDNFKASIKAHKALDDQSIRADVKNGTIVLKGSVKTSTQKMEAAKLAKAVPNVKQVVNELEVKSDKSSTSASAE
- a CDS encoding tetratricopeptide repeat protein translates to MSSDARKPATIALLLVLILGAVGYIGYSVYARQQEIAAGQPRKTSPVPDIPDDPRTIIASWTADTNTDVDAMERYQLAAAEALAKGQYDDLEHIADEARSRKTRFAGGTWKLLELYRGLSKPIGGDNATDADWQALIGNLQTWTKKNSESITARVALADAYLNYGFFARGDDVADNVTESGARLFSERAQQARDTLEEAHRLRGDDPHWYYAMLRVALQQGWKQSEEAAVFDKAVAYEPTYYTYYRERGRYLQRKWYGKSGQFQQFADDIADRIGGDEGDRIYFEIAATCQCAYDQEFKQMKWVRVKRGYEKIQSKYDASLVKMNQMAWLATQNWDPMYAAPLFPQIGSSYSIATWQHKKYFIGAKDWTNAFLMPGGDYPIAARANLKTDVGRAYAKAVNAEFNSKYSKILNDCRTQVADQLRAFDIYADVQQDGTLFNINPHPKNQFSDCVAPKIDRQVVARPPNPNYWVRLNVPEHE
- a CDS encoding esterase-like activity of phytase family protein codes for the protein MRDALLRFCAIVLACGSIAATQAQAQPNLIARGTLTTSRAGYYKDLSGLNYTLENGVSANLLGGLGSGLTYVSGDTFLAVPDRGPNAVSYNSLIDDTASYVERFHTIQMQLLPNPHGTLPFRVEPKLKDTTLLFALAPLHYGDGTAYGVPSGVPPINSHFRHYFSGRSDDFNSATGSDDQFDARLDAESIRVSNDGWSVFISDEYGPYVYQFSRLTGERIRSFQLPPEFYVAHKNTTTASEQAANTSGRVPNKGMEGLAITPDGRKLVGILQAATIQDAAAKQKKLLRMAVIDIASGKVIHEFGYLLTDGSGVSDIIALNNHEFIVDERDGNGLGDGSTAVVKKLYKIDLAKAIDITGMTSADAAAAAASTPKSLFLDIVGILNANGIVSMQIPAKLEGVTFGSDVRQKGKTIHTIWVANDNDFLQDYAGITNSNPNQYFVFGFTDADLAGSVYVPQHVERFPWEG
- a CDS encoding GNAT family N-acetyltransferase, with the protein product MSFTFREATLADLETLVYHRYAMWRDMGRPASVLEAVNDAARVYFTAALPSGGYVGWLAEADGKIVGGGGVVISEWPGNPGSTLAKRAMILNMFVEPEYRRRGIARALMVAMIDWCKAQGFPSVGLHASDEGRPLYESLGFGPTNEMRLTL